In a genomic window of Saccharothrix sp. HUAS TT1:
- a CDS encoding type I polyketide synthase has translation MASENQLRDYLKRVTADLHRTRTRLDEVRSRAVEPVAVVGIGCRFPGAAGPAAFWDLVASGADATAAVPADRGWPAAHRRWRGGFLDGVDLFDADFFGIPPREAVTMDPQQRLLLETTWEAVEHAGIDPSSLRGSRTGVFVGTSGQSYPELLRGSAQRDEGHVSTGNTASVLSGRISYVLGLHGPTVTVDTACSSSLVALHLAVRALRGGECDLALAGGVAVVAAPEVFGEFDRQGGIAGDGRCKAFSADADGTSWAEGVGVLVLARLSVARSLGHPVLAVVRGTAVNSDGATSGLTVPNGPAQQRVIRAALEDAGLAPSDVDLVEAHGTGTSLGDPIEAQALLATYGQGRETPVRLGSVKSNIGHAQAAAGVAGVIKVVQALRHELLPRTLHVGTPTPHVDWSAGAVSLLDAEQAWPRGDRARRGAVSSFGFSGTNAHVVLEEAPPAEDPSTEDSPVGVPDRDLPFVLSGRTPAALRAQATALAGFLDSAGGVRDADVARALTTGRAAFEHRLALVGEDAAARRAALSGWLAEGAAPGAITGTAAVDPGVVFLFAGQGSQRAGMGLGLAARFPVFEEALDEIAAIVDPLLGRSLREVLAAGEADTASVQPALFAVEVALFRLLESWGVRPDSLVGHSVGEFAAAHVSGVFSLEDACRLVVARGRLMAALPVGGAMVAVQASEDEVSPYLDDVVALAAVNGPRAVVLSGEESAVLAAASELAEQGHRTRRLSVSHAFHSPLMEPVLEGFRAAFDGVSFGVPSIPVVSSVTGAVADVANAEYWVRQAVEPVRFADAVRAAVTGDECVLVEVGPDSTLSAAAPGAVPLLRRNRDEEQAVVGALARLHVAGVRVDWAALHGRGAHVDLPTYRFQRERFWPDPLDQPAPGLGHEVEWVPREVDGVLRGSWLVIGPDAGLATHLGADHLDGGADRAAVAALVGERRPAGVVVTGGAAEFLAVLQGLGDVGSTAPVWCVTRGAVALPGDPAADPAQAALWGLAAVAAVEHPDRWGGIVDLAVGENPRRLAAVLAAGEDQAALRGDRVHARRLVPADSEPTGKREHGTVLVTGGTGAIGQHLARRASHARHVVLVRNHDTTATSVAAPAADPTADPTADLVAELEQHGAEVTVVTCDLADETALATLAELGPFTGVFHAVRTTTDGVLDNLDPATTTTTLAHATACLRTAATLAAGASEFVVTAPLAALLGAPGQALDAAVGALAGAVAPDALVTWSPWAGVGDAARERMRRAGMAVLDPADALAALDRTGGRVVVDVDWARYAAVLPRPNALLATIPAARARPRTEPRTGPRAEAPPTADLVRLVRARVADVLGHSTPDAVDPRRTFQAMGFDSLTAVELRTALAADLGRPLPATLVFDHPTPEALAAHLSGAEGTREVRPTTPTADDPVVIVGMGCRYPGGIASPDDLWRLVADGRDGITGFPTDRGWDLAGLFDGGGSSTRHGGFVAGVDRFDAAFFGISPREALAMDPQQRLLLEVAWESLERAGIDPRSLAGTATGVFAGNNVHDYPQLLAGSGADVLAHVGLGNATSVLSGRVAYLLGLEGPAVSVDTACSSSLVALHLAAQSLRSGECDLALAGGVLLMTTPAAFIDFSTQGGLAPDGRCKAFSDAADGTGWSEGVGVLVLERLSDARRNGHEVLAVVKGSAVNQDGASNGLTAPNGPSQQRVIRQALANAGLTPSDVDVVEAHGTGTTLGDPIEAQALLATYGQDRDRPLLLGSLKSNLGHSQSAAGVAGIIKVVQSMRHGTVPKTLHVGTPTTHVDWTAGSVELLTEPRPWPGTGAPRRAGVSSFGVSGTNAHVVIEQAPAAPPPPRGPRRAVPWVLSARTPAALRDQAARLAARLRDADVHPHDVARALAVGRAAFDHRAAVSGDAEALVRDLTALAAGEPSLDGVASAPARVGLLFSGQGAQRPGMGRGLAAAYPVFAAALDDVLAHLDRGLARPLRPVLFAEPGTPEADLLDRTEFTQPALFAVEVALFRLVESWGLRPVALVGHSIGELAAAHVAGVLSLADACALVVARGALMGALPPGGAMIAVEATEDEVSSLLTAGVSIAAVNGPRSVVVAGDEDGVGAIAARFAGSGRKSRRLPVSHAFHSPRMDTVVEDLDRAARDVVTGRPAVPVVSTVTGLVAGDDWGGAAYWAGQARATVRFADAVRTAAADLGVDVFLELGPDGALAALAGEATDRPAVPLLRRDRAEDVAAASALAALHVRGVPLDWDGVFADLGARPVDLPTYPFQHKSFWPEPAEQRQPATDDWWTALTADDPATALGVDPQAVAAVLPALTAFRDRSRDRAAADRSRYRITWTRLPDPTPTDRSGRWLAMAPTGLDREWADAALAALGAVEVLEVGDATRAGLAEAVRGHHDLRGVISLLGAADDGPPADPAGVGATVALVQALGDTGSTAPLWCLTRGAVAINSGETLRAPAQAGVWGLGRGVALEHPDRWGGLVDLPDEVDPATAGRLADLLTGPADEDQVALRGDGAHARRLVAAPGGPGGVDPAADGTVLITGGTGALGGWIARDLARTGVPHLVLTSRRGIDSPGAERLRADLVELGARVDVVACDAADRDALARLVADLPELTGVVHAAGVLDDGMLDDLTPERLASMLAAKSVAAWHLHTLTAHLDLTRFVLCASIAGSLGAGAQGSYAAANALLDALAEHRRDQGLAALSVSWSPWGEAGMGADPAVEAWMRRAGVTPIAPALGVAALNQALRLGDTTLTLADVDWSVYGPGIGAVRPTRLFDAIPTARPATSPTSADGEPEHADDLTARLADMSEPERASTLTRLVRGVVAAVLGYGGADDVAAEQAFTDLGFDSLTAVEFRNRLAAATGLDLARTVVFDYPSPAALADRLRALLLPAVAETSPDDRLLAEVDRLEKALADLGPGEPAARGRVAERLRALAARCDGAPRDAPDLDTASDDEMFEFLGSEFGIS, from the coding sequence ATGGCCAGCGAGAACCAGCTCCGTGACTACCTGAAGCGGGTCACCGCCGACCTGCACCGCACCAGGACCAGGCTCGACGAGGTGCGGTCGCGGGCCGTGGAGCCGGTGGCTGTCGTCGGCATCGGCTGCCGCTTCCCGGGCGCGGCCGGGCCCGCCGCGTTCTGGGACCTGGTGGCGTCCGGCGCGGACGCCACCGCGGCGGTCCCGGCCGACCGGGGCTGGCCCGCCGCGCACCGGCGGTGGCGCGGCGGGTTCCTCGACGGCGTCGACCTGTTCGACGCCGACTTCTTCGGCATCCCGCCGCGCGAGGCCGTGACCATGGACCCGCAGCAGCGGTTGCTGCTGGAGACGACGTGGGAGGCGGTCGAGCACGCCGGGATCGACCCGTCGTCGCTGCGCGGGTCGCGGACCGGGGTGTTCGTCGGCACCAGCGGCCAGTCCTACCCGGAGCTGCTGCGCGGGTCGGCGCAGCGCGACGAGGGGCACGTCAGCACCGGCAACACCGCGAGCGTGCTGTCCGGGCGGATCTCCTACGTGCTCGGCCTGCACGGGCCCACCGTCACGGTCGACACGGCGTGCTCGTCGTCGCTGGTGGCGCTGCACCTGGCGGTGCGGGCGCTGCGCGGCGGCGAGTGCGACCTGGCGCTGGCGGGCGGTGTCGCGGTCGTCGCCGCGCCCGAGGTGTTCGGCGAGTTCGACCGGCAGGGCGGCATCGCGGGCGACGGGCGGTGCAAGGCGTTCTCCGCCGACGCCGACGGCACCAGCTGGGCCGAGGGCGTCGGCGTGCTGGTGCTGGCCCGGCTGTCGGTGGCGCGGTCGCTCGGGCACCCGGTGCTGGCGGTCGTGCGCGGGACGGCGGTCAACTCGGACGGCGCGACCAGCGGGCTGACCGTGCCCAACGGGCCGGCGCAGCAGCGGGTGATCCGGGCGGCGCTGGAGGACGCCGGCCTCGCGCCGTCCGACGTGGACCTGGTGGAGGCGCACGGCACCGGCACGTCGCTGGGCGACCCGATCGAGGCGCAGGCCCTGCTCGCCACCTACGGCCAGGGCCGCGAGACGCCCGTGCGGCTGGGTTCGGTGAAGTCCAACATCGGCCACGCCCAGGCGGCGGCCGGTGTGGCCGGGGTGATCAAGGTCGTGCAGGCGCTGCGGCACGAGCTGCTGCCGCGCACCCTGCACGTCGGCACGCCGACGCCGCACGTCGACTGGTCGGCCGGCGCGGTGTCGCTGCTGGACGCCGAACAGGCGTGGCCGCGCGGTGACCGGGCCAGGCGGGGGGCGGTGTCGTCGTTCGGGTTCAGCGGGACCAACGCGCACGTGGTGCTGGAGGAGGCCCCGCCCGCCGAGGACCCGTCCACTGAGGACTCACCTGTCGGGGTGCCTGACCGGGACCTGCCTTTCGTGCTGTCGGGCCGCACCCCGGCGGCGTTGCGGGCCCAGGCGACGGCGCTGGCCGGGTTCCTGGACTCGGCCGGCGGTGTGCGGGACGCGGACGTCGCCCGCGCGCTGACGACCGGCCGTGCGGCGTTCGAACACCGGTTGGCGCTGGTGGGGGAGGACGCGGCGGCACGGCGGGCGGCGTTGAGCGGGTGGCTGGCCGAAGGCGCGGCGCCGGGGGCGATCACCGGGACGGCCGCCGTCGATCCCGGCGTGGTGTTCCTGTTCGCGGGGCAGGGTTCGCAGCGGGCGGGCATGGGGTTGGGGCTGGCGGCCCGGTTCCCGGTGTTCGAGGAGGCGTTGGACGAGATCGCTGCGATCGTGGACCCGTTGCTGGGTCGTTCGCTGCGCGAGGTGCTGGCGGCGGGTGAGGCCGACACGGCTTCGGTGCAGCCCGCGCTGTTCGCGGTCGAGGTGGCCCTGTTCCGGCTGCTGGAGTCGTGGGGCGTCCGGCCGGATTCCCTGGTCGGTCACTCGGTGGGTGAGTTCGCGGCGGCCCACGTGTCGGGTGTGTTCAGCCTGGAGGACGCCTGTCGCCTGGTGGTGGCGCGTGGCCGGTTGATGGCGGCGTTGCCGGTCGGCGGCGCGATGGTGGCGGTGCAGGCGTCCGAGGACGAGGTTTCGCCCTACCTGGACGACGTCGTCGCGTTGGCGGCGGTGAACGGTCCGCGCGCGGTGGTGCTGTCCGGTGAGGAGTCGGCGGTGCTGGCCGCCGCGTCGGAGTTGGCCGAGCAGGGCCACCGGACGCGCAGGCTGTCGGTGTCGCACGCCTTCCACTCGCCCCTGATGGAGCCGGTGCTGGAGGGGTTCCGGGCGGCGTTCGACGGGGTGTCGTTCGGCGTGCCGTCGATCCCGGTGGTGTCGTCGGTGACCGGCGCGGTGGCCGACGTGGCGAACGCCGAGTACTGGGTGCGGCAAGCCGTCGAACCGGTGCGGTTCGCCGACGCGGTGCGCGCGGCCGTGACCGGTGACGAGTGCGTGCTGGTGGAGGTCGGCCCGGACTCGACGTTGAGCGCCGCCGCGCCGGGGGCCGTGCCGTTGCTGCGCAGGAACCGCGACGAGGAGCAGGCCGTCGTCGGCGCGCTGGCGCGGCTGCACGTGGCGGGGGTGCGCGTCGACTGGGCGGCGTTGCACGGCAGGGGCGCGCACGTCGACCTGCCGACCTACCGGTTCCAGCGGGAGCGCTTTTGGCCGGACCCGCTCGACCAACCCGCTCCCGGCCTCGGCCACGAGGTCGAGTGGGTGCCGCGCGAGGTCGACGGAGTGCTGAGGGGTTCGTGGCTGGTGATCGGCCCGGACGCCGGTCTCGCCACCCACCTCGGCGCCGACCACCTCGACGGCGGCGCGGACCGGGCGGCGGTGGCCGCGCTGGTGGGGGAGCGCCGTCCGGCCGGCGTGGTCGTGACCGGTGGTGCGGCCGAGTTCCTGGCGGTGCTCCAGGGGCTGGGGGACGTGGGCAGCACGGCTCCGGTCTGGTGCGTCACGCGGGGCGCGGTCGCCCTGCCCGGCGACCCGGCCGCCGACCCGGCCCAGGCCGCCCTGTGGGGCCTCGCCGCCGTCGCCGCGGTCGAGCACCCGGACCGCTGGGGCGGGATCGTCGACCTGGCGGTGGGGGAGAACCCCCGCCGCCTGGCCGCCGTGCTGGCCGCCGGGGAGGACCAGGCGGCGCTGCGCGGCGACCGCGTGCACGCACGCCGACTCGTGCCCGCGGATTCCGAGCCGACCGGGAAGCGGGAGCACGGCACGGTCCTCGTCACCGGCGGCACGGGCGCGATCGGCCAACACCTCGCCCGCCGCGCCTCCCACGCCCGCCACGTAGTCCTGGTCCGCAACCACGACACCACTGCCACGTCGGTCGCCGCGCCGGCCGCCGACCCGACCGCCGATCCCACCGCCGACCTGGTCGCCGAGCTGGAACAGCACGGCGCCGAGGTCACCGTCGTCACGTGCGACCTGGCCGACGAGACCGCCCTCGCCACCCTCGCCGAACTCGGCCCGTTCACCGGCGTCTTCCACGCCGTCCGCACCACCACCGACGGCGTCCTCGACAACCTCGACCCCGCCACGACCACCACCACCCTCGCCCACGCCACCGCCTGCCTCCGCACCGCCGCCACCCTGGCCGCGGGCGCGTCCGAGTTCGTCGTCACCGCACCCCTCGCCGCCCTGCTCGGCGCGCCCGGCCAGGCACTCGACGCCGCGGTCGGCGCGCTCGCCGGAGCCGTCGCCCCCGACGCTCTGGTGACCTGGTCCCCGTGGGCGGGCGTCGGCGACGCGGCCCGGGAGCGGATGCGCCGGGCCGGCATGGCGGTCCTCGACCCCGCCGACGCCCTGGCCGCGCTCGACCGCACCGGCGGCCGGGTCGTCGTGGACGTGGACTGGGCCCGGTACGCCGCCGTCCTGCCCCGCCCGAACGCCCTGCTCGCCACGATCCCGGCCGCGCGCGCCAGGCCCCGCACCGAGCCCCGCACCGGCCCCCGCGCCGAAGCGCCGCCCACGGCGGACCTCGTCCGGTTGGTCCGGGCCAGGGTCGCGGACGTCCTCGGCCACAGCACGCCGGACGCGGTCGACCCGCGCCGCACGTTCCAGGCCATGGGCTTCGACTCCCTCACCGCCGTCGAACTGCGCACCGCGCTCGCCGCCGACCTCGGCCGCCCGCTCCCGGCGACCCTGGTCTTCGACCACCCCACGCCCGAAGCCCTGGCCGCGCACCTGTCCGGCGCCGAAGGGACGCGCGAGGTCCGCCCGACGACGCCCACCGCGGACGACCCGGTCGTGATCGTCGGCATGGGGTGCCGCTACCCGGGCGGCATCGCGTCGCCGGACGACCTGTGGCGGCTGGTCGCGGACGGGCGGGACGGGATCACCGGGTTCCCCACCGACCGCGGTTGGGACCTGGCCGGCCTGTTCGACGGCGGCGGTTCGTCCACCCGGCACGGCGGGTTCGTCGCGGGCGTCGACCGGTTCGACGCGGCGTTCTTCGGGATCTCGCCGCGCGAGGCGCTGGCGATGGACCCGCAGCAGCGGCTGCTGCTGGAGGTCGCCTGGGAGTCGCTGGAGCGCGCGGGCATCGACCCGAGGTCCCTGGCCGGGACGGCGACCGGCGTGTTCGCGGGCAACAACGTGCACGACTACCCGCAGCTGCTGGCCGGTTCCGGCGCGGACGTGCTCGCCCACGTCGGCCTGGGCAACGCCACCAGCGTGCTGTCCGGCCGGGTCGCCTACCTGCTCGGCCTCGAAGGCCCGGCGGTGTCGGTGGACACCGCGTGCTCGTCGTCGCTGGTCGCCCTGCACCTGGCCGCGCAGTCGCTGCGCTCGGGCGAGTGCGACCTGGCGCTGGCGGGCGGCGTGCTGCTGATGACGACGCCGGCCGCGTTCATCGACTTCAGCACGCAGGGCGGGCTCGCGCCGGACGGCCGCTGCAAGGCGTTCTCCGACGCCGCCGACGGCACCGGCTGGTCCGAGGGCGTCGGCGTGCTGGTGCTCGAACGGCTCTCCGACGCCCGCCGCAACGGCCACGAGGTGCTGGCCGTCGTGAAGGGCAGCGCGGTCAACCAGGACGGCGCGTCCAACGGCCTGACCGCGCCCAACGGCCCGTCGCAGCAGCGCGTGATCCGGCAGGCGCTGGCCAACGCGGGCCTCACGCCGTCCGACGTGGACGTGGTCGAGGCGCACGGCACCGGCACGACGCTCGGCGACCCGATCGAGGCGCAGGCCCTGCTGGCGACCTACGGCCAGGACCGCGACCGCCCCCTGCTGCTCGGCTCGCTCAAGTCCAACCTCGGGCACTCGCAGTCGGCCGCCGGCGTCGCCGGGATCATCAAGGTCGTCCAGTCCATGCGGCACGGCACCGTGCCGAAGACCCTGCACGTGGGCACGCCCACCACGCACGTCGACTGGACCGCAGGGTCGGTGGAACTGCTGACCGAACCCCGGCCGTGGCCGGGGACCGGGGCGCCGCGCCGCGCGGGTGTGTCGTCGTTCGGGGTGAGCGGGACGAACGCGCACGTCGTCATCGAGCAGGCCCCGGCCGCACCGCCGCCGCCGCGCGGACCGCGTCGGGCCGTGCCGTGGGTGCTGTCCGCCCGCACGCCCGCCGCGCTGCGCGACCAGGCCGCCCGGCTCGCCGCCCGGCTGCGCGACGCGGACGTGCACCCGCACGACGTCGCCCGCGCGCTCGCGGTGGGACGCGCCGCGTTCGACCACCGCGCCGCCGTCTCCGGCGACGCCGAAGCGCTGGTCAGGGACCTCACCGCGCTCGCCGCCGGTGAGCCGTCGCTGGACGGCGTCGCGTCCGCGCCCGCGCGCGTGGGCCTGCTGTTCTCCGGGCAGGGCGCGCAGCGGCCGGGCATGGGACGCGGGCTGGCGGCGGCGTACCCGGTGTTCGCCGCCGCGCTGGACGACGTGCTCGCGCACCTGGACCGCGGGCTCGCGCGCCCGTTGCGGCCGGTCCTGTTCGCCGAGCCCGGCACCCCGGAGGCGGACCTGCTCGACCGCACCGAGTTCACCCAGCCCGCCCTGTTCGCGGTCGAGGTCGCGCTGTTCCGCCTGGTCGAGTCGTGGGGCCTGCGGCCGGTCGCCCTGGTCGGCCACTCGATCGGCGAGCTGGCCGCCGCGCACGTCGCCGGCGTGCTGTCCCTGGCGGACGCGTGCGCCCTCGTCGTCGCCCGCGGCGCGCTGATGGGCGCGTTGCCGCCCGGTGGGGCGATGATCGCAGTCGAGGCGACCGAGGACGAGGTGTCGTCGCTGCTCACGGCCGGTGTGTCGATCGCCGCCGTGAACGGGCCGCGCTCGGTCGTCGTGGCGGGCGACGAGGACGGGGTGGGCGCGATCGCGGCCCGGTTCGCCGGGTCCGGCCGAAAGTCTAGGCGTTTGCCGGTCTCGCACGCATTTCACTCACCTCGTATGGACACCGTGGTGGAGGACCTGGACCGGGCGGCGCGCGACGTCGTGACCGGGCGGCCCGCCGTGCCCGTCGTGTCCACGGTGACCGGCCTGGTCGCCGGGGACGACTGGGGCGGCGCGGCGTACTGGGCCGGGCAGGCGCGCGCCACCGTGCGCTTCGCCGACGCCGTCCGGACCGCCGCCGCCGACCTCGGGGTCGACGTGTTCCTGGAACTGGGCCCGGACGGCGCGCTGGCCGCGCTCGCGGGCGAGGCCACCGACAGGCCGGCCGTGCCGCTGCTGCGCCGCGACCGCGCGGAGGACGTCGCCGCCGCGTCGGCGCTGGCCGCCCTGCACGTGCGCGGCGTGCCACTGGACTGGGACGGCGTGTTCGCGGACCTGGGCGCGCGTCCGGTGGACCTGCCGACCTACCCGTTCCAGCACAAGAGCTTCTGGCCCGAACCCGCCGAGCAGCGGCAGCCGGCGACCGACGACTGGTGGACCGCCCTCACCGCCGACGACCCGGCCACCGCCCTGGGCGTCGACCCGCAGGCCGTGGCCGCCGTCCTGCCCGCCTTGACCGCCTTCCGCGACCGGTCCCGCGACCGCGCCGCCGCCGACCGCAGCCGCTACCGGATCACCTGGACCCGGCTGCCCGACCCGACGCCGACCGACCGCTCGGGCCGCTGGCTGGCCATGGCGCCGACCGGCCTCGACCGGGAGTGGGCGGACGCCGCGCTGGCCGCCCTGGGCGCGGTGGAGGTGCTGGAGGTCGGCGACGCGACCCGTGCCGGGCTGGCCGAGGCCGTGCGCGGTCACCACGACCTGCGCGGCGTGATCTCGCTGCTCGGCGCGGCCGACGACGGCCCGCCCGCCGACCCCGCCGGCGTCGGCGCGACCGTCGCGCTCGTCCAGGCGCTGGGCGACACCGGCTCCACCGCGCCCCTGTGGTGCCTCACCAGGGGCGCGGTGGCGATCAACTCCGGCGAAACCCTCCGCGCACCCGCCCAGGCGGGCGTGTGGGGCCTCGGTCGCGGCGTCGCGCTGGAGCACCCCGACCGCTGGGGCGGCCTGGTCGACCTGCCCGACGAGGTCGACCCCGCCACCGCGGGCCGGCTGGCCGACCTGCTCACCGGACCGGCCGACGAGGACCAGGTGGCCCTGCGCGGCGACGGCGCGCACGCGCGCCGGCTCGTCGCCGCCCCCGGCGGTCCCGGCGGCGTCGACCCGGCCGCCGACGGCACCGTCCTGATCACCGGCGGCACCGGGGCGCTCGGCGGTTGGATCGCCCGCGACCTGGCCCGCACCGGCGTGCCGCACCTCGTGCTGACCAGCAGGCGCGGGATCGACTCGCCCGGCGCCGAACGGCTGCGCGCCGACCTGGTCGAACTGGGCGCGCGGGTGGACGTGGTGGCCTGCGACGCCGCCGACCGCGACGCCCTGGCCCGCCTGGTCGCCGACCTGCCCGAGCTGACCGGCGTCGTGCACGCGGCCGGTGTGCTGGACGACGGCATGCTGGACGACCTCACCCCCGAGCGGCTGGCCTCGATGCTCGCGGCGAAGTCCGTCGCCGCCTGGCACCTGCACACCCTCACCGCGCACCTCGACCTGACCCGGTTCGTGCTGTGCGCGTCCATCGCGGGCAGCCTCGGCGCGGGCGCGCAGGGCAGCTACGCCGCCGCGAACGCGCTGCTCGACGCCCTCGCCGAGCACCGCCGGGACCAGGGCCTGGCAGCGCTGTCGGTGTCGTGGTCGCCGTGGGGCGAGGCGGGCATGGGCGCAGACCCGGCCGTGGAGGCGTGGATGCGCCGCGCGGGCGTCACGCCCATCGCCCCCGCGCTCGGCGTCGCCGCGCTCAACCAGGCCCTGCGCCTGGGCGACACGACGCTGACGCTCGCCGACGTCGACTGGTCGGTCTACGGGCCGGGCATCGGCGCCGTGCGGCCGACCCGCCTGTTCGACGCCATCCCGACGGCTCGGCCCGCGACCTCCCCGACCTCCGCGGACGGGGAGCCCGAGCACGCCGACGACCTCACCGCGCGCCTCGCGGACATGTCCGAACCCGAACGGGCGTCCACCCTGACCCGGCTCGTGCGCGGGGTCGTGGCGGCCGTCCTCGGGTACGGGGGCGCGGACGACGTGGCCGCCGAGCAGGCGTTCACCGACCTGGGGTTCGACTCGCTGACCGCGGTCGAGTTCCGCAACCGGCTCGCCGCCGCCACCGGGCTCGACCTGGCCCGCACGGTCGTCTTCGACTACCCGTCACCGGCCGCGCTCGCCGACCGGCTGCGCGCCCTGCTGCTGCCCGCCGTCGCCGAGACGAGCCCGGACGACCGGCTGCTCGCCGAGGTCGACCGGCTGGAGAAGGCGCTGGCCGACCTCGGGCCGGGCGAACCGGCCGCCCGGGGCCGGGTCGCCGAACGGCTCCGCGCGCTCGCCGCCCGCTGCGACGGCGCGCCGCGCGACGCACCCGACCTGGACACGGCCTCCGACGACGAGATGTTCGAGTTCCTGGGTTCGGAGTTCGGGATCTCCTGA